The genomic window GACGGGGAGACGGGGGGACGGGGAGATGGGGAGACATGGGCAATTAAGGGGATTTCGTCGATCTTTGATTGAGTTTAAGGAAATAACCCACGAGATAGAGGGAACCGCAGAGGATAATTTGTCGATCGCGCGCCAGGGCATTTTCTAATGCCGAGAGGAGATTGGGGAAGGTTTTGCAGGTTTCGAGTTGGGGACAGCGCGATCGCGCGATCGCGCTCAATTGTTCGGGATCGGCGGAACTGTGGTCGGGGACGGGAACGAGGTACAATCGATCCCCCGGTCTGAGTAGGGCGGAAAATATGTCTGCGTGGTCTTTGGTGGAGAGGATTCCCATCACCCAGGTAATGGGTGCGTTTAAGGTATCGACGTATTGTCGCAAAGCGGTTGCTGCGGCGGGGTTGTGCGCGCCATCAATCAGGAGTTCGCGATCGCGCCAGGTTATCCATTGTACTCGTCCCAACCACCGGGTATTCGCCATTCCGCGTTGAATTGCTTCGGTTGAAATATCCCATCCTTGGCGTTGGAGTTGTTGCAATGTCGCGATCGCGATCGCGGAATTCATTAATTGCATTTCTCCGAGTAAGGATAGGGGATATTCTATCGCGTTTAAATTAACAGAATTTCCCTCGAATCTTGCTCGATTTCCTTCTAATTTTTGTGCGGGTTCTACCCAAGTTACCGGACAATTTAATTCTTTGATTCTTGCTTCAACAACGGTTTTTGCTTCGAGGGGAAGTTGACCAATAACTGCCGGACAATTTGGTTTTAAAACGCCTGCTTTTTCTCTAGCGATATCGGTGAGAGTGGGTCCCAAAGTTTGCCAATGTTCTCGACTTAGGGAAGTAATAACCGAAACCAGCGCGCGATCGCGCACATTGGTAGCATCGAGTCGTCCCCCCAATCCCACTTCAATGACAGCAATATCGACATTTTCCCGTGCAAAATACAACCAAGCGGCGGCGGTAAACACTTCAAATTGTGTTGGAGTTTCTGCTTCAATTTCAGGATTTATTTTTTCCGTGACTTCAATAATGGCTTGTTCTAATTTCTTTGAAGAAATGGGTTGATTATTAATACAAATTCGTTCCGTCCAATCTATTAAATGGGGTGAAGTATAGCGTCCAACTTTGTAGCCTGCGGTCGCCAAAACAGAAGAAAGATAAGCACAAACCGATCCTTTTCCATTAGTCCCTGCTACGTGAACGATTGGAAATTGTTGATGAGGATTATCTAGTTTTGCTGAAAGCTGATGGATTCTTTCTAATCCGAGATGAACGCCAAATCGCTTAAAGGGTTGAAGTAAAGAATTGATTGAGTTTGAAGTATTCATAATATAGTAATTACTCGACCTTCAGCTATAGCATTTCCAAATGAAGCGCGAAACCCAACACCCATTTCTCATAAGCTAAAACATATCTAAATTAGGTATAGGGCGCTCTGTATCAAAGTCGTTAGTCCCTCTCCCCGTCCCCCCGTCCCCCCGTCAGCCTCAGTCACAATTTAAATGCATAGCAGCTTATCCCCTAAATAACACCTATATCTCTTTCTACTATTCCCTTTTGCCGTTGCGCAAAGTTCCATATCCAAAAGGTCAACGCTATAGCTGAATGCTTACTCACAAAAAATCCCACATATACTGATTTACCAATTGTGGTTTTTCCTGTTGTACCCAATG from Lusitaniella coriacea LEGE 07157 includes these protein-coding regions:
- a CDS encoding bifunctional folylpolyglutamate synthase/dihydrofolate synthase, giving the protein MNTSNSINSLLQPFKRFGVHLGLERIHQLSAKLDNPHQQFPIVHVAGTNGKGSVCAYLSSVLATAGYKVGRYTSPHLIDWTERICINNQPISSKKLEQAIIEVTEKINPEIEAETPTQFEVFTAAAWLYFARENVDIAVIEVGLGGRLDATNVRDRALVSVITSLSREHWQTLGPTLTDIAREKAGVLKPNCPAVIGQLPLEAKTVVEARIKELNCPVTWVEPAQKLEGNRARFEGNSVNLNAIEYPLSLLGEMQLMNSAIAIATLQQLQRQGWDISTEAIQRGMANTRWLGRVQWITWRDRELLIDGAHNPAAATALRQYVDTLNAPITWVMGILSTKDHADIFSALLRPGDRLYLVPVPDHSSADPEQLSAIARSRCPQLETCKTFPNLLSALENALARDRQIILCGSLYLVGYFLKLNQRSTKSP